aagcctttcacaaccaatctagctttgtactttggttgagaataatattcttgagtcttcaatctaaaaacccacttgttcttcaaggcattcattccatttggtagtagcaccaaatcataagtgtggttcttctgaagagcatccatctcttcttgcatagcaactaaccacttctttttctactcactttcaactacttcctggtaactctctagttcacctgcatcagtaagcataacatactcatctgtagagtattttctggaaggttgacgttgtttagaagatcttctcaattgaggttctataggaagttgctctctaacttcttcttgctcaacatgtcctacaggtatatcaacatcaggttctacaccatcttcttggacatctcccccatcaccatgatatattagaggaataactgggtcacaatatacTAATCATTCTGTATAAATCTTAGCTGATGCCTTCTTTTTCAAATCCTTAAAGTTTTGAtcttcaaagaagactacatctctacttctaaatacATTCTacttttttggatcccaaagcctgtaaccaaaataatcatgtgagtagcaaagaaaaatacattcttttgtcttaccatctagcttggacctcctctcattatctggaacatatgcaaatgcacgacaaccaaacactctcaaatgcctgtaggaaacatcttttcctgaccatacatgctctacagtatcaccatctagggctatacatggtgacaagttgatcacattaaTTGtaatcctcaaagcctcatccaaaactttttgggtagcttcacctatgaaagcatatatctgatcttttccatgatggtgcggttcatcctctctacaatagcattatgctgaggtgtactaggaactgtcatcttatgttggatcctatgtgacatacaataatcattaaataatcctatgtacttaccatcattatctgatcttatgcatttcaattgtctttctatctccttttcaaccctggcatgaaactctttagagacattaataacctgatatttggtcttcaaagtataggctcaaactttcctagaaaaatcatctataaaagtgacaaaataaagtgcaccacttatactaggaacatcaatagatccaccaggagtttttgtcctcaaaggaacacatacatctgtataaacacggtctaaggtatgcatttttctagatatagaaggactagcaaatgaaactctgtatTATTTAcccgccaaacaatcaatacaagggttcagatgtgtacctctgaggtctggtaatacctctctcttggaaagagcttgcagtccattctcactcatgtgtcccaatcgtctatgccacaactccatgctaaagtctttctctgtagcatttaattgctcaccacaagctttggcctgcaacctgtataaggtatgacatttctttccactaaccATAACAAGGGaactcttactgagcttccattgccctctttgAAATCTGCcaccatagtcttcatcatctagccttctaactgaaattaaatatagtctcaagtcaaccacatgtctcacatccttaagtaccaacttgcagccaaggttagtcttcaaatggatatcacctatgccaatgatgtctgctgtgtcatagttgcccatcttgacaacaccaaaatttttagacctatatgtagcaaaaaactccctctgtagtgtagcatgataagaagcacctgtgtcaatcacccactcaagatcccgacacacacaagaaaaaatattatcagaaggagacaaaatcaaataatcaccaccctgcattttaattgtagtattatcctttgactctgtagactccacttctttttcatttttcttgttcttcttaggttgcttacattgattcttgtaatatcctttctcaccacagttatagcaaataatatcttttcttgatcttgacttgcttctactcatgcgtgaactgcttctatactttgaccttcctttgttctctgaaATAAGTGTCTATGAATCATTCAGAGATATtgatgaattctttcttctcaactcttcattcaacaaactacttgttacttgacttatagtgacaacaccatctagcacagaattactaagggaaaccactagtgtctcccaactttctagcaatgaattaagaagtaacaatgcttgtaactcatcatcaagagacatttcatAGATGATAactagttagtgatactctgcatttcattcaaatgctcagcaatagaagcaccctctctatattttaggttcacaagttttctgatcaaaaaagctttgttgctagttgtttttctttcatagagaccttccaactttttctaaaaagaatatgtagaactttcagtagaaacatagtgaaagacactatcatcaagccactgtcgaataaactcaactattttttgatctaacctcttccactcatcatctgtcatagttgtgggttttgcattatcccccctacaaaggtccatataaatctttacaatacaatatatcttccattcttggtttccatatcatccaattgtttctattcaaactaatcatgcaagaaacactattggcctccatgttcaaatacaaaattaaattacCAAAATCCAGCTctaatactagttgatgggataaaaagaggaataacttttgtataggaccaaatactagtaggccataacacgcagcggaattaaatggaatcataatcaaataaaacacctagatttacgtggaaaactcctccaatgcgaagggtaaaaaccatggggcaaactaaagataatccactatgagaataatgaatatacaaatctcaatctcttaccctaaaccctagcaacaatcacaagagaataactaggatacaaggatcacatcactatgcacaatatctaaaacctccccaagtagtcacaataagagtctactgtagattttatctaacctgagatgagaacactactagatgattcagaatagtctctctgcgttgtccttgttttcttccctttctttctcttgtttttctgcctttttcttctcctctttgaatcAAGATGCTGCTGCAAAGATCTCCCCTTGTTGTTGTAGTTTTTTTGCCTTTTTAAAATGCAACTCCTGCACCGCCTAActtttgatctagggttaggtcaaagagggtgggctgtgggctgataaagcccaccttgggctgaacatatgggttgtcagcccaacaaccaatGATGGGACCAACATTGACACGATCTGCATAATAGCCTAAGTAGTGGGGCACAGACTCCGGTTTGGGTGGTTGGACACGAGGCCCAACCGCGGTAGCCACTCCGCGTCCTGTTCTACGCACTCCCCGCCCAACCGCTGGTCCACAACCTCTAGCAACCGCCCCTCACCATGGAGGTTCGACAACCAGTCAACCAACATATGGAACCCGGAGGCGCCCTTGTGCAACTGGGGTCGACCGTAGACTACCTCTAGCACCAAGACGCCGAAGGCATACATGTCAGACTCGCAGGTGAAGTTGGTGCTTGTGTAGCACTCGTAATTGATGTATCCCCAGGTGCCCACATGGTCGCGTAGGTTGCCGTTGCGTATGTAGTCATACACCAACAGCAACATCCCTTCATCGTGGCACCATCCTGCATGCGTGCAGTTGTCCTACAGCTGAAGTAAGCAAGGATTATTGAGAAGAAGGAATAAGGGACTCACCGACGAGAGGGATGAGATGCTTATGGCAGAGGCGATTGATGATGGTGAGCTCCTCCAGGAAGTCATCCACGATATGGCTGCCCCTGGAGAACTTCTTGACTGCCACCTCCTTCTTTTACCCCTCTAACACCCCTGTACACCTCAGCAGACCCCACTTTCGCTATCATtttcttgacatcatcttcagatagATACattatgatgggaatcatgatgggagtattgataagttcaaatgattttaacttatcaatatgtctcttgaattattaggttttgaattcaagaatgacttatctcaagtatggcatatagataggaggagttaaggttaactccattatcaattgattggcatcatcaaaaagggggagattgttgaatctcggattttgatgatgaagtcaattgtcatttgttatctaatctatatgttgagataagtgtgcaggattaactacgatgaaagtgagacatgcagcaggagttacgccagagtaaagacaatgatcacattgggagttcgagagttcgacggaagttcggacagtcgtcggaagttctgcgggaacaaatccgagaagtccataagcttgccaaagaagctcgtcggaactcgccaagtgaatcgttgcaagttcaggagtttgcctgaagtccacaggagcatcactgagggttcatcggatgatcgacggaagttcgccggaagctcaccggaagaagcgattgacgtaccggagcaagttgcagtaaatgaattaggaaaaatcgtagttagcacattgattaagttggaaatgggaggtgatcccattaacttaatcttggggcaattgggcccctgaaaaacccaaattgggccgaatggatcaacccattcggaccctgatttctgccaggcggttgaaccgcccatgtAATATCCccaatttttgaaaatttagtaaatgcttatttgtaaatatgaggattatttaataattttttttatattaaataatattataatataaccgGATCGTCGGTCACCTTTCTCCTCCTCTTACAAAGGCCCACCACGAATGGGACTATCTTGACGAATACCATAGGTGCGGTGatgaagatgatagaaataaaatatgaaaaagatGTTTTTAGAATTTGATACACTACTCCCTATTTATGCACGTTACGAGGaaagatttttctcaacaaaactatgatatttcttcatatagttgggaaaatcttggCTTTTGTTAAAGTTGTTATCAAGAGAGATCGTAACTGCTATAATGCTCCCGCAAGACGGTGCTCCTGTCAAAGATTTCGATTTTTTACCGATGCGATGAAAATGGTTTGCGggtgagaggctttgtgagtgagtccgctagttgatcagtcatatgtacgtgagaaacacgtagttgatgtttgacaacttgtTCTTGCATGAAGTGAAAATCGATGACTATGtgtttcatgtatgagtagaataCTAGATTAGCGCATAGGTAAGTGGCTTCGACATTgtgacaatatattgtaggagtagagggGAAGTTGATATCAAATTCCTTGAGTAGattcgtgacccaattgagttctgcagcagcGGTTGGAATGACACGGTATTCAGTTTCAGTTGTAGATCAtgcaactgtcttttgcttcttagaactttaACTGATTGGATTtgctccaaggaagataatatatcctgacgtggatgttctatcatcaaaatttcctgctcaatcagcatcaacaaaggcatggagatgaatggGGGAGTGTTTGCGGAAAAAGAGGCTTTGATTGAGAGTCCTGTGAAGATATCACAAGATTTGTTTGATTGcaaaccaatgcatagtagatggttgatgcatgaattgtgataatttattgaccgcaaatgagatatttggatgggtgagagataagtatcgtaaggagccaaggacttggcgatattgagttgagtccgtagTAGGGCTTTCATCACATAGTTtgagtgactcgctagtaaacaaAGGAGTTGTAATCACTTTAGCATCTTGCATATTcgtctttgataatagatcttgaatatactttttttATGATAGGAAGAGTCCTGAAGATGTGTATATTGCTTCCACtccaaaaaatagctcaaggttcctagatctttaagggagaatcgatatgctaaatgcttgaggaatgcctTGCTTGAGGAATGCCTTAATTTCTATAGGATTGTTGTctatgataataatatcatccacatatgttagaagatatattatattaccaCTTTGGTGATGGAGAAATAGGGATGTATCATAGTTGATGAAGCCGATTGATATAAAAAACAAGCCAAGTttggtgtaccaagctcttggagcttgacgaagtccataatatCTTTTTATAGTTTATAAACATGCCTTGAATACTGCTGGTGGATGAAGCCAAGAGGTTGCAGCATGAAGACATCGTCAATTAGGGTcccttgtaaaaaggcattgttaatatTGAGTTATTGTAAATGCCAGCCTtatgagatggccaaacttagaataagtcggattgttgtgggtttaacaatgagactaaatgtctttgtgaagtcaacaccaggatgttgatgaaaccctttggccactagacgGGCTTTATATCTGGCAATGGATCCATCTAGGTTCTACTTAATTCGAAAGGCTCACTTACACTCAATGATATTTTATGTGGGATAAGAGGGTACAAGGGTTCAtatagaattatggaggagggcatcatattctttACACATGGCTTTACGATAGTATGGAGATTTGTGAGCTTgggtaattgtggtaggttcattGGTCTCTTATGAGTATTTTGTGATAGCATGTAGATCAAGGACTTGtcatggtttaaagataccacttttggagcgtgttgtaatTGGATGTCCAAGGGTTATAGGATGTGTTGTaggtatgggtggtggagaggcacTAACATGGGTTGGGGCAGGCTAAGGGACTTTAGCGTCATTAGTCCCAAGAGAGGATAAAGGTAGTGGTTGTGTTTCCAAGGGCATTACTTCAGTAATAGGAGAACCTTGTGAAGAAGGGAGAAGCGCAATGGAGGGGGTGAGGAGCTATTGAATtgggagaagaagagagtgtgGATCTTGAGGAGAAGGTTTGGATGGTGTTATGGTGACTTGGTTGATGGGATCGACTTTGTACTCAAATGATGTATATTTGTTTGAGTAAGTCGCACAGTAGGAGACTTAAGGTTTTGAAACGGAAAGGTAgtctctacaaaaataacatgacgggacgtaaagactttttgagattaGGATTCGTAGCATCGAAAGGAATTATATTCAAGAGAGTATCCAATAAAAACCCAAGGCTTATattttgatgttatcttatgtgaggcatagggacggagcTATGGATAATATAAACAACCaaacactttgagtttttgaaggtttgaagatttttgaaatagtttttcaaatggtgactcatattggaggactagagtgatcatacgattaatgaggtagatGATAACTTGAAAGGCTACAGTCTAAAAAGTTGTTATGGATGGATAAGTTTTGTAGATcataggtgatgtgatgagatatgctagagtccacaatccaattttaTTTACCAGTATTCGGAGTAGTTGTAAGATTTGTGTGAGGCCAATGTGATGGAGGAGGAAGTCTAGGTCGAGTTCTATGGACTTTTGTAGAGTAGCCAACTTTGTCACATAGTTGGCAGATAACTCTTTATTGATTTGTGTGATTAGGATGCTAGGGTTGAGGATAATTATAGTAGCCACCTTGATGGTTGCGATTGAAATGTTGATGAGGTGGAGGAGGGGAGGTTTGGTTAGAGCCCACAAATTCAAGAGGCATGctggccaaacctttgttgatggTTTTGTTGTACCGGTTGCTCTTCTTCTGTGATTTTTGACTGAATTGAGCTGTAATGGATGGTCCTAGTAATTTATCCTCacacttgagatatatctcatagttagtcaacttgttatagagttcttcaaatgacatcGGTGAGTCACGTGCCCATATTGCTGTTGCTAGTTCCTTATATTCATCCCTGAGGCCATTAAGTATATGGAtaatgacttcttcatcactaagatTATGATCTATCAGGGCTAAGTTATCAatgataacttttatattttgtagATAGTCAACAATAATACTTCCCTCTTGGTTTGTTTGCATAAGActagataggagactaagcagGCAAGTACACAAATGATTTGCCAAGGTGGTTTGCAGCTTGCACCAGGCTTCGATAGTAATGTTACATGAAGATATGAGTGGGGCAAGAGATCCAGCAACTaaagcttgaattgcttgaaggatgagacaATCTTAGCATAACTATAGTTTGTAGTCTGAATTTGGTACTAGACTGGGTGCTCCTAGGATGTTTCACTAGTGGACAACGAAAAGAGCCGTTGACGTAGCCTaatagatcatagccaaataggagattagaaaattgagcataCCAGGATGCGTAGTTGCTAACTTTAGAAAACTTAAAGGGAATGAGAGTTGCAGCATTGATAGAAATAAggcttgtaaaggaaaaaaatacTATGGTTTCCTATGGGAATAATAATTTGAGCGTCAGATGTAGATGATGAGGACACGTTGGGGATATGTACCAAAATAAGGAAGCAAGGTGGGAGTCTACAACGATTAGGTGGGTGAGAAGACTGTTGCGATTAGGTGCGGGGAAGAGCAGTTATATTCTGCTGAGAGCTAAGGATTGGGGCGGTGAAGAGcaattctattctattgagaGCTATGCTTGTGGCAATTGATAGCAAGGCAATGGTTTGCAATATGTGATGCGGGCTGTGATTAGTGCAGATCACAGCTTACAGCCGAgttcatgttgggaaatctttgggggcgacatcacatgcgcagcggaagaaaagaaatcaaaatcccctattcccaaagagatgttcgttgtcatgcgaagactggtgcacaaaatctgcgaaacttaaaactgcatatagaacagattgtgttacctagggagatcatatatccctgaatccttgcagatctctaggagagggtgaaggaggtcaagcgccctcctctctagtggtgatccacacaatagggctgtgatgatgctcctcaaaactccaagcctactatgagatggagagggggaggagaataggagaggcaagcaaaagctctagcctatgaactattgaatccctcatatttatagagatctcctgtcaacttaaccctaatagaccctcccctattgggtattggatcttcatccaactacataagcctcttagattaatggatctctatccaataatctctcataggcttttattggatctcgtctatgagatccaataattcaaagacttattggatatccaacaagATAGGGGGTCTGGtggatatctaatatccgaacctctattcatcgcaatgcctaccatatgtgtgtgaccctctaggcctaatatcgagttggccgttagtcatacctgttagaactccttttagctaagtgaattattatctctataataattcactttactcatcgactacggacatactaggccactacgccatagtccccagacgatacaggggaatccaatccattggacctgtctgtcctcaattaccatgtacctatagtcccttatccatctaatatcccaaagaccgtatatcgggcatggtgctgtcaaacccacacaatttttactcgagtcttgctctaatcggattctcccggagaactctctctctcaatccgaatgacccgggccagggatttgtctgagcaagaacacatgggatattcctctcatgatgtcgagagtggatgatcctctatcgacactcaatagccctcgtaaggtcgactaccacacccaatgaccagttgtactagatctgggacagccaaacctataagtctggtatcaaagaatggagcactcatataggacatccttggtgtcttaagtctaaggaccagatacaccactaggactatagaatcgttgtctaacaataaggtatcatcaaccatccagcattccataagcgaatcaatcagcaaactcattctccaatgagcacctatactgtatccctagtgtccccatatgagtagctatgagaccagctgcatctatcatatagacGGATATATAGCAAACCAGTCTATTTggctatctcgatgtctctctcgagtaacctatgaccgagataatttaggatctatgtttaaaggtgaatcagtctcattatcgtgatctcatcacaatccgattcccattgcatagatccaaggatatcagaatatatacatgcatatatacaatagtcaatataaagtgataaatataaaaataataagaaaaatgactgtgtcaagtcacatatgccatcactcatgtgattggcttgctgggcacctatgactagtaatttcccacttgacctaaagccaatcacctatgtgtctgatccccatcagacccttgtgatgctcaaagataatttgagataatagctttgtcaatggatctgcaatgttatcttcggatggaactctttccactactacatctcttcgagtcatgatctctctaataagttggaacctcctcagaacacttctgatgagacccgggttcctatatttgagtaatcgccctgtaGTTGTCGCAGTATAAGGAAATCGACTCCTTGCTGCctagcatgactcctagatctgtgatgaacttctttatctagactcCCCCCTTTGCTGCCTctgttgcagcaatgtacttcgtctctatggtcgagtcagcagtagtatcttgcttgaaactttttccagtacactgctcctccattcaaggtatacacataccccgaattagatTTGTTATCATCGGCATCaaattgaaaacttgagtttgtgtagccttcaatcctaaggctactaccttcatatactagtaaaagatccttagttcttctcaagtacttaaggatacactttattgctttccagtgctccaagcctagatccgc
The window above is part of the Musa acuminata AAA Group cultivar baxijiao chromosome BXJ2-6, Cavendish_Baxijiao_AAA, whole genome shotgun sequence genome. Proteins encoded here:
- the LOC135613916 gene encoding L-type lectin-domain containing receptor kinase S.1-like, which translates into the protein MLLLVYDYIRNGNLRDHVGTWGYINYECYTSTNFTCESDMYAFGVLVLEVVYGRPQLHKGASGFHMLVDWLSNLHGEGRLLEVVDQRLGGECVEQDAEWLPRLGLVSNHPNRSLCPTT